The following are from one region of the Mycetohabitans rhizoxinica HKI 454 genome:
- a CDS encoding ribonucleotide-diphosphate reductase subunit beta, translated as MLNWDDEITAVTPPSVPQPTVRETTATGAVASSSGYAAQAADTPAPLAQDSFTRDVAVAPDQQSNASPAPAPEARVNVADKRIINGKTDVNQLVPFKYKWAWEKYLAGCANHWMPQEINMSRDIALWKDPNGLTDDERRIVKRNLGFFVTADSLAANNIVLGTYRHITAPECRQFLLRQAFEEAIHTHAYQYIVESLGLDEGEIFNAYHEVSSIRAKDEFLIPFIHTLTDPSFKTGTLEADQKLLKSLIVFACVMEGLFFYVGFTQILALGRQNKMTGAAEQYQYILRDESMHCNFGIDLINQIKLENPHLWTPAFREEICGLFKHAVELEYRYAEDTMPRGVLGLNAGMFKSYLRFICNRRCQQIGLEPLFPNEENPFPWMSEMIDLKKERNFFETRVIEYQTGGALSWE; from the coding sequence ATGCTCAACTGGGATGACGAGATTACTGCCGTAACTCCCCCGAGCGTTCCGCAACCGACGGTGCGAGAAACGACGGCGACTGGAGCCGTGGCATCGTCCAGCGGGTATGCAGCGCAAGCTGCGGATACGCCCGCTCCGTTGGCACAGGATAGCTTCACGCGCGATGTTGCTGTCGCGCCGGACCAGCAGTCGAACGCGTCGCCGGCGCCCGCACCCGAGGCCCGCGTGAACGTGGCCGACAAGCGGATCATCAACGGCAAGACCGACGTCAATCAACTCGTGCCGTTCAAGTACAAGTGGGCGTGGGAGAAGTACCTCGCCGGCTGTGCGAACCACTGGATGCCGCAGGAAATCAACATGTCCCGCGACATCGCGCTCTGGAAGGATCCGAACGGGTTGACTGACGACGAGCGCCGCATCGTCAAGCGCAACCTGGGTTTCTTTGTCACAGCCGATTCGTTGGCGGCGAACAATATCGTGCTTGGCACGTATCGCCACATCACTGCGCCCGAATGCCGCCAGTTCCTGCTGCGCCAAGCATTCGAGGAAGCGATTCATACGCACGCGTACCAGTACATCGTCGAGTCGCTCGGCCTGGACGAGGGCGAGATCTTCAATGCGTACCATGAGGTGTCATCGATCCGTGCGAAGGATGAATTTCTGATCCCGTTCATCCATACGTTGACCGATCCGTCGTTCAAGACTGGCACGCTCGAGGCGGACCAGAAGCTGCTGAAGTCGTTAATCGTCTTCGCGTGCGTGATGGAGGGGCTGTTCTTCTACGTCGGGTTCACGCAAATACTGGCGTTGGGTCGGCAGAACAAGATGACCGGTGCTGCTGAGCAGTACCAGTACATCCTGCGCGACGAGTCGATGCACTGCAACTTTGGCATCGACCTGATTAATCAGATCAAGCTTGAGAATCCGCATTTGTGGACGCCGGCATTTCGCGAGGAGATTTGCGGCTTATTCAAGCATGCGGTTGAACTCGAGTACCGGTATGCGGAGGACACGATGCCGCGCGGCGTGCTGGGCTTGAACGCCGGTATGTTCAAGAGCTATCTGCGATTCATTTGCAATCGGCGCTGCCAGCAGATCGGCCTGGAGCCGTTGTTCCCGAACGAGGAAAATCCGTTTCCGTGGATGAGCGAGATGATCGACTTGAAGAAGGAGCGCAACTTCTTCGAGACGCGAGTGATTGAATATCAAACCGGTGGCGCGCTGAGTTGGGAATGA
- a CDS encoding glycine zipper 2TM domain-containing protein, whose protein sequence is MLSASLSLAACFTPAGSADVYTASQAQREQTVRMGTVESVRAVHIAADNEGGAALGTFGGGALGAVAGSSIGGGRGSILTGIIGGIAGAVAGNTVAQQAGTSNGLEITVRLDNGDLRSITQAATGEAFRAGDRVRLLSAGGVTRVTH, encoded by the coding sequence ATGCTGTCCGCCAGCCTTTCGCTGGCAGCGTGCTTTACGCCCGCTGGCTCGGCCGACGTCTACACCGCATCGCAGGCGCAGCGCGAACAGACAGTGCGCATGGGAACCGTGGAAAGCGTACGGGCAGTGCACATCGCTGCGGATAACGAAGGCGGCGCCGCGCTTGGAACGTTCGGCGGGGGTGCGCTTGGCGCGGTGGCGGGCAGTTCGATCGGGGGCGGCCGCGGCTCGATCCTGACCGGCATCATCGGCGGCATTGCGGGCGCGGTGGCAGGCAATACCGTTGCCCAACAGGCCGGCACCTCCAACGGCCTGGAAATCACGGTGCGGCTTGATAACGGCGACCTACGCTCGATCACGCAGGCGGCCACCGGCGAGGCATTCCGTGCCGGCGATCGCGTCCGGCTACTGTCCGCAGGCGGCGTCACGCGCGTGACGCATTGA
- the tpx gene encoding thiol peroxidase produces the protein MSQVTLGGNPIEVAGTLPAVGQKAAPFSLVGKDLADVKLNDFAGKRKVLNIVPSLDTPTCATSTRKFNEAASKLENTVVIVISADLPFAATRFCTTEGIENVITASTFRNREFAGQYGVEIKTGPLAGLTARAVVVLDGDDKVLHVERVSEIKNEPHYDAALAALK, from the coding sequence ATGAGCCAAGTCACTCTCGGAGGTAATCCGATCGAAGTCGCCGGTACGCTGCCAGCCGTCGGCCAGAAGGCCGCGCCATTCTCACTGGTCGGCAAGGACCTGGCGGACGTGAAACTCAACGACTTCGCTGGCAAGCGCAAGGTCCTGAACATCGTGCCGAGCCTGGATACGCCCACCTGCGCAACATCAACGCGCAAGTTCAATGAAGCGGCAAGCAAGCTGGAGAACACCGTCGTCATCGTGATTTCGGCCGACTTACCGTTTGCGGCGACGCGGTTCTGCACGACCGAAGGCATCGAGAACGTGATCACGGCGTCGACGTTCCGTAACCGGGAGTTCGCCGGCCAATACGGGGTGGAGATCAAGACCGGACCGCTGGCCGGCTTGACCGCGCGCGCCGTCGTCGTGCTCGATGGGGACGACAAGGTGCTGCACGTGGAACGGGTGTCGGAAATTAAAAACGAACCCCATTACGACGCGGCCCTTGCTGCACTGAAATAA
- a CDS encoding ribonucleoside-diphosphate reductase subunit alpha yields the protein MQTTENVTSQQPSAAAGLPHGGGAAHGARALAPQATLADYKVIRRNGSVVSFEPSKIAIAVTKAFLAVNGGQGAASARVRESVETLTQAVVRALVRSRPNGGTFHIEDIQDQVELALMRAGEHNVARAYVLYREKRAAERAHEVAQQPAQGGLNVNDNGIVRPLDLAALRNVITAACDGLGEAVSAEPIVAETVKNLYDGVPLSQVYDSAILAARTMIEKEPAYSQVTARLLLHTIRREILGEEVLQSEMGARYAEYFPQFLKRGVEAELLDEKLLQFDLKKLGDALDASRDLKFGYLGLQTLYDRYFLHVDGQRIEMPQAFFMRVAMGLALNEIDREARAIEFYNVLSTFDFMSSTPTLFNSGTRRSQLSSCYLTTVADDLEGIYEALKENALLSKFAGGLGNDWTRVRALGSHIKGTNGKSQGVVPFLKVVNDTAVAVNQGGKRKGAVCAYLETWHLDIEEFLELRKNTGDDRRRTHDMNTANWIPDLFMKRVIEGGDWTLFSPSSCPDLHDKFGAEFEQAYVAYEEKAARGELKLFKKIPAAQLWRKMLGMLFETGHPWITFKDPCXVRSPQQHVGVVHSSNLCTEITLNTSDNEIAVCNLGSVNLVAHMKQGADXGYVLDHDKLKRTISVAMRMLDNVIDINYYAVAKARNSNLKHRPVGMGIMGFQDCLHLLRTPYASQQAVEFADRSMEAICYYAYWASTELASERGRYSSYRGSLWDRGILPQDTLKLLADSRGGYVEVDSSETMDWAALRERIATHGMRNSNCVAIAPTATISNIIGVSACIEPTFQNLYVKSNLSGEFTVVNEYLVRDLKARGLWDEVMVADLKYFDGSLARIDRIPADLRETYATAFEVDPKWLVEAAARRQKWIDQAQSLNIYMAGASGKKLDEIYKLAWLRGLKTTYYLRTIAATHVEKSTVAHGALNAVPSSDGGVGAMHGAGGVSGSATARNAGVHAAADAGSQDEIAGPVCMLRPGDAGFDECEACQ from the coding sequence ATGCAAACCACCGAGAACGTCACGTCCCAACAGCCCAGTGCCGCAGCCGGCTTGCCGCATGGCGGTGGCGCTGCGCACGGCGCGCGCGCATTGGCGCCGCAGGCGACGCTTGCCGACTACAAGGTCATTCGCCGCAACGGGAGTGTGGTGTCGTTCGAGCCGTCTAAGATCGCGATCGCAGTGACCAAGGCTTTCCTCGCCGTCAATGGCGGTCAGGGCGCCGCGTCGGCACGCGTGCGCGAATCGGTTGAGACGCTGACGCAGGCGGTCGTGCGTGCGCTCGTGCGCAGCCGGCCGAACGGCGGCACGTTCCATATCGAAGACATTCAAGACCAGGTCGAACTCGCACTGATGCGGGCCGGCGAGCACAATGTCGCTCGCGCCTATGTGCTGTATCGTGAGAAACGCGCTGCGGAGCGCGCGCACGAGGTGGCGCAGCAACCGGCACAAGGCGGGTTGAACGTCAATGACAACGGCATCGTGCGCCCGCTGGACCTTGCCGCGTTGCGCAACGTGATCACGGCCGCTTGCGACGGGCTCGGCGAAGCGGTCAGCGCGGAGCCGATCGTTGCCGAAACGGTCAAGAATCTCTACGACGGCGTGCCGTTGTCGCAGGTCTACGACTCGGCAATCCTCGCTGCGCGCACAATGATCGAGAAGGAGCCGGCCTACAGCCAGGTCACCGCGCGGCTGCTGCTGCATACAATCCGCCGCGAGATCCTGGGTGAAGAGGTGCTGCAGTCCGAGATGGGCGCGCGCTATGCAGAGTACTTTCCGCAATTCTTGAAGCGAGGCGTCGAGGCTGAGTTGCTCGACGAGAAGCTGCTGCAATTCGACTTGAAGAAGTTGGGTGACGCGCTGGATGCGTCGCGCGATCTGAAATTCGGCTACCTCGGGCTGCAGACGCTGTACGACCGTTACTTCCTGCACGTGGACGGGCAGCGCATTGAAATGCCGCAGGCCTTTTTCATGCGGGTGGCGATGGGGCTCGCGCTGAACGAAATCGACCGCGAGGCGCGGGCGATCGAGTTCTACAATGTGCTGTCCACGTTCGATTTCATGAGCTCGACGCCGACGCTGTTCAATTCTGGTACGCGCCGCTCGCAACTGTCGTCGTGCTACCTGACGACCGTCGCGGACGACCTGGAGGGCATCTACGAGGCACTGAAGGAAAACGCGCTATTGTCCAAGTTCGCCGGCGGGCTCGGCAACGACTGGACCCGCGTGCGTGCGCTTGGCTCGCACATCAAGGGCACCAACGGCAAGTCGCAGGGCGTGGTGCCGTTCCTGAAGGTCGTCAATGACACGGCAGTCGCGGTCAACCAGGGGGGCAAGCGCAAGGGCGCGGTATGTGCGTACCTCGAAACCTGGCATTTGGACATCGAGGAGTTTCTCGAGCTGCGCAAGAACACCGGCGATGATCGTCGCCGCACGCACGACATGAACACCGCGAACTGGATCCCGGATCTGTTCATGAAGCGAGTGATCGAGGGGGGCGACTGGACGCTGTTCTCGCCATCGAGCTGCCCGGACCTGCATGACAAGTTCGGCGCCGAGTTCGAACAGGCGTATGTCGCGTACGAGGAGAAGGCCGCGCGCGGCGAATTGAAGCTGTTCAAGAAGATTCCGGCCGCGCAACTGTGGCGCAAGATGCTCGGGATGCTGTTCGAGACCGGCCACCCCTGGATTACATTCAAGGATCCGTGCMACGTGCGCTCGCCGCAGCAGCACGTGGGCGTTGTGCATTCGTCGAACCTGTGCACTGAAATCACGTTGAACACGAGCGACAACGAGATCGCGGTCTGCAACCTGGGCTCGGTCAACCTGGTCGCGCATATGAAGCAGGGCGCGGACSGTGGCTATGTGCTGGACCACGATAAGCTCAAGCGCACGATCAGCGTCGCGATGCGCATGCTCGACAATGTGATCGATATTAATTACTACGCGGTTGCCAAGGCGCGCAACTCAAACCTGAAGCACCGGCCGGTCGGCATGGGCATTATGGGGTTCCAGGACTGCCTGCACTTGCTGCGCACGCCGTATGCGTCGCAGCAAGCGGTGGAGTTCGCGGACCGCTCGATGGAAGCTATCTGCTACTACGCGTACTGGGCGTCCACCGAACTGGCGAGCGAACGCGGCCGGTACTCGTCGTACCGCGGCTCGCTGTGGGATCGCGGAATCCTGCCGCAGGACACGCTGAAGCTGCTCGCCGACTCGCGCGGCGGGTATGTCGAGGTCGACTCGTCCGAAACGATGGACTGGGCCGCGCTGCGCGAGCGCATTGCTACGCACGGCATGCGCAACTCGAACTGCGTCGCGATCGCGCCGACCGCAACGATCTCGAACATCATTGGCGTGTCTGCGTGCATCGAGCCGACGTTCCAGAACCTGTATGTGAAATCGAACCTGTCGGGCGAATTCACGGTCGTCAACGAATACCTGGTGCGTGACCTGAAGGCGCGCGGGCTCTGGGACGAGGTGATGGTGGCCGATCTGAAGTACTTCGATGGATCGCTGGCGCGCATTGATCGTATTCCCGCCGATCTGCGCGAGACGTATGCAACCGCGTTCGAAGTGGATCCGAAATGGCTCGTGGAAGCGGCGGCGCGCCGGCAGAAGTGGATCGACCAGGCGCAGTCGTTGAACATCTACATGGCCGGTGCGTCGGGCAAGAAGCTGGACGAAATCTACAAGCTCGCCTGGCTGCGCGGCCTAAAGACGACGTATTACCTGCGCACGATCGCCGCGACGCACGTCGAGAAGTCGACGGTTGCGCACGGCGCGCTCAATGCGGTGCCATCCAGCGATGGTGGGGTGGGTGCGATGCATGGCGCGGGTGGCGTGTCGGGCAGCGCGACGGCGCGCAACGCCGGTGTGCACGCCGCTGCCGATGCGGGATCGCAAGATGAGATCGCGGGACCGGTTTGCATGCTGCGTCCTGGCGATGCAGGCTTTGACGAGTGTGAAGCGTGCCAGTGA
- a CDS encoding histone H1-like DNA-binding protein: MVTAKKKPAAKKAAAKPAVKKVAAKKAAPAKKATPAKKAAPAKKVAAKKVAAKKVAAKKAAPAKKVAAKKVAAKKAAPAKKVTAKKVAVKKVAAKKAAPAKKAAPTKKAAVRKVAAKKAPAKKAAAAKKAPAKKAAAKKPAAKKAAAKKAAPAPAAPATPTPAAQANAVKTALNPAAAWPFPTGSRP; encoded by the coding sequence ATGGTCACTGCAAAGAAAAAACCGGCTGCGAAGAAAGCAGCAGCAAAACCCGCTGTGAAGAAGGTCGCAGCGAAGAAGGCAGCACCGGCCAAGAAAGCGACGCCGGCGAAGAAGGCGGCGCCGGCTAAAAAGGTTGCCGCCAAGAAGGTCGCGGCGAAGAAGGTCGCGGCGAAGAAGGCGGCACCGGCCAAAAAGGTTGCAGCGAAGAAGGTTGCGGCGAAGAAAGCGGCACCGGCCAAAAAGGTCACGGCGAAGAAGGTCGCCGTGAAGAAGGTAGCCGCGAAGAAGGCGGCACCGGCCAAGAAGGCCGCACCGACCAAGAAGGCGGCGGTCAGAAAGGTCGCCGCGAAGAAAGCACCGGCGAAGAAGGCGGCGGCAGCAAAGAAGGCGCCGGCGAAGAAAGCTGCGGCCAAGAAGCCGGCTGCGAAGAAGGCAGCGGCGAAGAAAGCTGCCCCTGCCCCTGCCGCCCCTGCGACGCCGACGCCGGCTGCGCAGGCCAACGCGGTGAAGACCGCGTTGAACCCGGCTGCGGCATGGCCGTTCCCGACTGGCAGCCGTCCGTAA
- a CDS encoding carbohydrate kinase family protein, whose translation MATLICGSLAYDNIMMFEGHFREHILPDQVHILNVSFLVPSMRREFGGCAGNIAYGLKLLGGEPLIMATLGEIDAQRYLERLDSLDIRRDCVRVLPDTHTAQAMITTDQENNQITAFHPGAMLMSHLNRVSDAQDVTLGIVAPDGAQGMCEHAEQFAQANIPFMFDPGQGLPILDGAQLRRMIELATYVAVNDYEAKLLSDKTGWSVTDIASRVDALIITLGAQGATIHHRNGVETIPVVPAERIVEPTGCGDAFRSGLLYGIEKGLDWATTGRLASLMGSIKIAHQGPQTYTLNRTEIGARFEVAFGYRLP comes from the coding sequence GTGGCTACGCTAATCTGCGGCTCGCTCGCGTACGACAACATCATGATGTTCGAAGGGCACTTTCGCGAGCACATCTTGCCCGACCAGGTCCATATTCTGAACGTCAGCTTCCTCGTTCCATCCATGCGCCGTGAATTTGGCGGCTGCGCCGGGAATATCGCATACGGGCTGAAGTTACTGGGTGGCGAGCCGCTGATTATGGCGACGCTCGGCGAAATCGATGCCCAACGCTATCTGGAGCGGCTCGACTCGCTGGACATACGCCGTGATTGCGTGCGCGTGCTGCCAGACACACACACGGCGCAGGCCATGATCACGACCGACCAGGAAAACAACCAGATCACCGCGTTTCATCCCGGCGCCATGCTAATGAGCCACCTGAACCGCGTCAGCGACGCGCAAGATGTCACACTCGGCATCGTCGCGCCGGACGGTGCACAAGGCATGTGCGAGCATGCAGAGCAATTCGCGCAAGCGAACATCCCGTTCATGTTCGATCCGGGCCAAGGGCTACCGATTCTTGATGGAGCCCAACTGCGCCGGATGATTGAACTTGCGACCTACGTGGCAGTCAATGATTACGAAGCGAAACTCTTGAGCGACAAGACCGGGTGGTCCGTGACGGACATCGCGAGTCGCGTCGACGCGCTGATCATCACGCTCGGCGCGCAGGGTGCGACGATTCATCACCGCAATGGCGTTGAAACCATTCCGGTCGTGCCGGCAGAGCGGATCGTCGAGCCTACCGGTTGTGGCGACGCCTTCCGCAGTGGCCTGCTTTACGGCATCGAAAAAGGCCTGGACTGGGCCACCACCGGACGCCTCGCGAGCCTGATGGGGTCGATCAAGATCGCGCATCAAGGACCACAGACCTATACATTGAATCGAACCGAAATCGGCGCTCGTTTCGAAGTCGCATTCGGCTACCGCTTGCCTTGA